One window of Chionomys nivalis chromosome 10, mChiNiv1.1, whole genome shotgun sequence genomic DNA carries:
- the LOC130882269 gene encoding small nuclear ribonucleoprotein G-like: protein MSKAYPPELKKFTDRKLSLKSNGGRRIQGIFRGFDPCMNHVIDEMATSGQQNDISVVVIRGNSILMLEALEKSKQWLLSRGVHILL from the coding sequence ATGAGCAAAGCCTACCCTCCCGAACTGAAGAAGTTTACAGACAGGAAGTTATCATTGAAGTCAAATGGTGGCAGACGTATACAAGGAATATTCCGGGGCTTTGATCCCTGTATGAATCATGTGATTGATGAAATGGCAACTAGTGGGCAACAGAATGACATCAGTGTGGTGGTCATACGAGGAAACAGCATCCTCATGTTAGAAGCCTTGGAAAAGTCTAAACAATGGCTTTTAAGCAGAGGAGTTCACATCCTTCTCTAG